The bacterium BMS3Abin08 genome has a window encoding:
- the baeS_2 gene encoding signal transduction histidine-protein kinase BaeS, with product MRTKLFLSFILIILLALLSNTVFERLIRNDFKEYIQSTQEDKVYWVLATVEGSYRNKRWEMPLLKEALHWSIMLGFEAYVVDPSGKKLLSSTDTLSMLNTTMLKRMSALFELPTGVGEFTWYPLFVEGNEIGKLYIRPLKRLGFVPRKESIFLRRGREFLLISFLIAGAGALLLSVLFTIFLSMPIRRLTKAAEKIAAGDFTVKIKRQHKPLYGLLRTEDEIDRLTRAFNYMAEALKREDALRKHLTSNIAHELRTPLTIIKGNLEAIEDGVISDAQSVLKNINSEIERIISLIEGIDDITQAEASFFKKGKKERIRLAELIRSIVDGMRQLIEEKGLSIEISGPDITVETYPEKLHIILKNLITNACKFTERGGIEISWQGEPTNDPGTFSISVRDSGRGIQRKDLHRIFDRFYKDRESPGRGLGLAIVKELTETMDGTIQVRSRPQKGTEFLIQFEETEG from the coding sequence ATGAGGACTAAGTTATTCCTTTCCTTCATACTCATAATACTTCTTGCTCTGCTGTCCAACACCGTCTTTGAAAGACTGATCAGGAACGATTTCAAGGAATACATCCAGAGCACACAGGAAGACAAGGTTTACTGGGTCCTGGCAACGGTCGAGGGGAGCTACAGGAACAAGAGATGGGAAATGCCCCTCCTTAAAGAGGCCCTTCACTGGAGCATAATGCTTGGCTTTGAGGCATATGTTGTTGACCCCTCGGGCAAAAAGCTCCTCTCATCGACAGACACTCTCTCTATGCTCAATACAACGATGCTTAAGAGGATGAGCGCCCTCTTTGAACTCCCTACAGGAGTTGGGGAATTCACATGGTATCCACTCTTTGTGGAAGGAAATGAAATAGGGAAACTCTACATCCGTCCTTTGAAGCGACTCGGGTTTGTACCCCGGAAAGAATCCATCTTTCTCAGGCGTGGCAGGGAATTCCTTCTTATCTCATTTTTAATTGCAGGTGCCGGAGCCCTTCTCCTTTCGGTCCTCTTCACCATCTTTCTTTCAATGCCGATCAGGAGATTGACAAAGGCTGCAGAAAAGATAGCAGCGGGTGATTTCACCGTCAAGATAAAGAGACAGCACAAACCGTTATACGGATTGCTCAGGACAGAGGACGAGATAGACAGACTGACAAGGGCCTTCAATTATATGGCTGAGGCCCTGAAGCGAGAGGATGCCCTGAGAAAGCACCTGACATCCAATATAGCCCATGAGCTGAGGACCCCCCTGACAATAATTAAAGGTAACCTTGAAGCGATCGAAGACGGAGTTATTTCCGATGCACAATCCGTTCTTAAAAATATCAACTCTGAAATAGAGAGAATCATTTCCCTCATCGAAGGCATTGACGACATAACCCAGGCTGAAGCAAGTTTTTTTAAAAAGGGAAAAAAAGAACGGATACGCCTTGCGGAACTTATACGTTCAATTGTTGATGGCATGAGACAGCTCATTGAAGAAAAGGGGCTTTCAATAGAGATATCAGGACCTGATATTACTGTGGAAACTTACCCTGAAAAGCTCCACATCATCCTGAAGAACCTTATCACAAACGCCTGTAAATTTACTGAAAGGGGCGGCATTGAGATATCATGGCAGGGTGAGCCGACCAATGATCCGGGAACTTTTTCTATTTCCGTAAGGGACTCCGGAAGAGGAATACAGAGGAAGGACCTTCATAGAATCTTTGACCGTTTTTACAAAGACAGGGAATCCCCGGGAAGAGGACTTGGTCTTGCTATTGTGAAGGAGTTGACAGAGACAATGGATGGGACGATACAGGTGCGTAGCCGGCCACAGAAGGGAACAGAATTCTTAATCCAGTTCGAGGAGACCGAAGGATGA